The following nucleotide sequence is from Drosophila takahashii strain IR98-3 E-12201 chromosome 3L, DtakHiC1v2, whole genome shotgun sequence.
aggtgACATAAGCATAATCAGATTTTGGACTCAACTACTACAAAATAGTACAACATATGGTACTGCCCCTTTTTTTCCACTAGACCTAGGCATATCAAGCACTGACATCTGTGATTACAGTGGGTGTATATAATTGTTTACAGGCTACCTATATATCATCTGCTCGACTAACTGCAAACAGTATCagcaaataatttcaattgaatttcctttctctttttctatttttttcttactttctttcgtttgtttcgtttttgttttttaataaataatacctCACGATTCGTTGGCTCAACGTAGTAAACTTAACTTACAGAACAACTGTGCAAAGTTGGGCAAAAACTAAAGAAGGGAGCGTATGCCCTCCCAGCAGTGAGGCGCTGTAAATGTGGATGGGCGGGGGGTTGGTTTTGTATGGTTAATAATGGTATGTGGATACCGCGTCTTCGTCTTCGTTTATTGCTCGCTCGGGGGCccggcacacacacaatttGATCTGGGTGCCCCGTAGTAGAATCTCGCGTTTTTAAACTAGGGGTTTGTCtgctaattttatataattttcaattatataCGCTGCATGGGCGCTTCTTCTCCTGCTCAAGTTATACTCAATGTAAGCATGCACTTTCAACTTTTGAAGcgagtttttaattatattagaTCGAAACGCATcgcatcgaatcgaatcgaaaatTGCATCAAATGTTCCTTTTCTTTAGCTTAGTTGTAGTCGTGTTGTAGTGCTTCACAAACAGATTTCTTTGATATTGAATTGCTTCGCAAACGATCCCCAAACTTTGAGGGGACGATCTCCTTTATCTCCTTTAGGGTTTTGTCTTAGTTCTTAACTAATTTTAACTTGCAGCTGCTACTCCTTCGCTCGTTCTTCGCCTgggattctgattctgattcagaTCTCTATCTATATAATGTGTACGTTTAAATATATAGGTTTTTATAAGCTTTTAcgttttcctgtttttagtaACCATAATTTGTCGCACGCTCTCCACACTCTCGCATTCCTATATAGATCTCatcctataaataaatactccAACTCCACACACATTTAGCTATATCAAGATTTAGGTTTAGAAAACAATCAGGTTTGATTTCCTCATCCAATTCACAGCAGCGATATATCTAAgagttaataaataattagttGAATATTTAGaggttttttatttagtaTTCATACCTTTATTCTCGTGACTATCAGCAGTGACTAGCGTGGTGGTTGCCGCTGTGCTCGTCAGCAagctgttattgttgttcaGGTGTAGATCTTGTGACTCGATGCTCAGGTCAATTAGCTGGCTGGCAACCGGAGCAACTACGTCCTGCAGCAGATTGATGTCACTAAAAGGGATAggtacatttaatttaatataaaaaaaagaataatccCATCACTCACTTCTTGTTGTTGACATTCTCGATATGACCATTGCCATTGGCCACCGCCGGAACAGTATTGGTGCCCTCGAAGTCCACCAGCAACTTGCCGTTGCTCACCTGCTGCAGGTTCTTGGCATTCTCATCGATGATCATCGTGGAGAAGCTGTTGATGAGCGAGTTCTCCTTGTCTAGCACCGATTGCTCGTACATCGCCTGGCTGTTGGGCGGCTCCTGCTGGACAGTTTCCGTGGCCGCGGGCGCTGGCGTGGAATCAGCAGTGCTGGGTGATCCCTCGGCcgagttgttgctgctgccagtgacgctgctgctgttgctgctgtcattGTTCTCGGGAGCCGGTGCAGCAGGAGCTGCTTTGTCATTAGCCTCCTGAAAAATCAGTTGCGATTAGTATAAGTTGCGAGTTGGTATAGTAAATACCGCGAATTATTTGACCTTAAGAATACCCGAACCGAAACGAcgtaaagaattcgcggattatTCGACCTCAACAATACTCGTATCACTCGAcgtgaagaattcgcggtttatTTGACATAAAGAATACGCGGATTATTCGACCTTTAAAATACCTGAATCTTTCGAAGTAAAGAATTCGCAGATTATTTGAcatgaagaattcgcggattcAGCTGATGAGCTATAGTCACTTCATTTCTTATGAGTTAAGTAGGTTATGGCTCATACTATCATGCTTCATAGGAGTCATGAGCTATAGGAGTCatgacttaaaaaacatagatAGATCGAATGGGTCATGAAATCAAAGGGAGCCATGACTCtactcatgcagggctctgGTAAATAGTAAAAGTAAATCGCTACCTTGGAGGGTGTGGTGGCAGCACCGCCCTTGCGGGTGCGCAACATGATGGCCTCCACCCGCTTGCGGCGCTCCTCGCGCTCCTTCTCCTCTCGCTTGAGCCGCTCGGCCACCTCGACGCGCTGcttctccgcctcctccttGGCCTTCTTCTCGGCCTCCTCGCGCTCCACGCGCTGCTTCTCCTCATCCTCGCGCTTGcgtttctcctcctcctcgcgctGCTGGGCTTCCTGTGAATAACAAATtagatataataataaattggaTTCCTTTGTTTCCTttgttctctctctctcttaccTCGATTGCCTTGCGCAGGCGCTCCTCCTCGCCGCGGCGCTGCTCCTCGGCCAGTCGCGTGGACTCCTCTTCGAAGAGACGCTGCCGctcggcctcctcctcctgcgccTTAATCTCTGCCAGGCGCTCAGCCTCCAGTCGTTGGCGCTCTAATTCCGCCTGTCGTTCGGCCTCCTCGCGGGCCAGGCGTCGTCTCTCGGCCAATGCGGCCTTGGCCTCCTCCTCGGTCGTGATCTTCTTGGCCATCATCGATGCGGTCATCAGATCGGCGCCCTCGGGTGGCGTCAGCTCTCGCACCTCCGAGTTCTCCTTGCTGCGAGAAGGTTTCTTCGGCGCAGCCTGGTTCTCCTGCGGCTTGGACACCTCCTTTTCAGTGCCCTCGTCGGATTTTTCCTCTACATTAACTGAGGTAACCAAGGCCTCGGGCACAGGTTCCACCAATAaagtttgctgctgctgttcctcCTCCTGGCGAGCCACTTGCTCCTCCGTTTTCTCAGAGTTCAGCGCCTCCTTTTCGGCCTTGCTCACTAAGGgaacagcaggagcagctggagcagGAGCCTCCTCGGTAGGAACTGGCACCTCTGCGGGCGTCTTCTCAGCCTCCTTGGCCACGCCATTCTGCTCAGGagctggtgctgctgccggGGCAGGAGCCGATTTTGTGATGGTTGtggtactgctgctgctggtgacgATCATGGACCTGGTCATCGCAGAGTTGTCCTTGCCTTTCGGCTCCTTGCTGAGTCGACTGATGCGCTCCGAACTGGCCGTGCGACTTGGCAGAGCCTTGGATGCGGAGGCCGCCTTGGGTGCAGGAGGTTCCTGTGGGTTTGcaacatatttaatatttaatggattttctatcagggttcggaaaataagacACACTGTAAATAACTTGAGTTAAGTTATTGACATGTGAGTTAAAAATTGTAgcctacatatgttagaaacataaataacacacatatgtcatttgttttatttatacgaCGTGTTATTAACGCGACGTGTATTTTACACAGAGTGTTTTTAACACAGGAGGTGTTTTTCAAACAgcgaaaatgtcaaaaatatatgttaaacTGTTAACATTtctgtaacatttttaatgttattaacACGAAGTGTTATTTACCCtgcgtgtttttaacacaggAGGTGTTTTTCAAACAgtggaaatgtaaaaaatgtatgtttttctaacattttggaTTTCTGATAAATTCCGCTCTAAATTCCGGTGTTTAGTTAtatgtgatataaatttatatggtTAAAGGCTAGGCATATTACCCTTTTTGAGGGCGTCTTCTTCTCGGCACTGCTCAGCCGCGATGAGCTGGAGGTCACGATCAGGGAGGTGGACATCAGGTTTGCAGTTCGTTTGGGTGTCGTTTGTGCGGATGGCGAGGCGGCTGTCGTCTTCACGGGCGGCTTTTGATCCCTCTTCAGTTTGTTGATCTCTGTGggggattttaaatatttaatttctggtTTTTAGGATTTTAAGGACTAAGGATTTTACCCTCGAGGGACATGCCCGTTCCGGCGATGCTGGCTGGGCGGGGTTTTCGAGGTGCCGTCGCCGGTCGCCTGGGCACCATTCCGGATGTGGACATGTTTGTCGATGTGGACATGGCGCTGCCGGGCCTTGAGCTATTGAAGTGTCCGCCGGGTGTGGCATTTCCCGATCGCGAGCCTACAGAAGTCAATTTTGATTAGTACAAATACGGGATGAGTTGTTTATTAGGGTGTCAAAGGGGGTGTCAATATGGATGAGCTTATGTGGAGCACCAAATAAAGCGTACGTGAGTTATAGTGACCGTCACCAGAGTTTACCATTATTGCAGGGGGCAGGGGACACAGGGGGGGAACACAAAACCAAATGAGGGACACAGGTTAACAAAAGTACCAACAGACAGGAAAGATTCCAATTCTTACACATAGCGAGCGAACATAATGAGGAGacacaaaataaaaccaaggACCAAAGAACATATACCAATTACCAGGttgagacaaaaaaaaaacccaatctTTAAGACTGAGTCCATAAATACTTATGTTTATACGTGTTTTATAATGTTATGTTATggctaaaatatgaaataaataaataataagaagaGTAAATGAAAAATTCGCTTCACCATGTGATAAAAACCGATTGAAATAAGTGTAACTATGGATACATACGAACGAAACGACCGACAGATGGCGACAGCAGCAAACAATATGGACCACGAAAACCTTAAAAAGGATCTATTATGATGATGTGATGATGGGAATCTCAAAATGAATGGGGAATTTGGACAACTACAATGTGTTTTGGATATAGAAACTATTCATATTTAgggtaatattttatattttaacggaaaaacgtattttataatatttttaaatacttttaaaatgcattattataattttttttataagaatcTTGGAAACAAACGGACTTGCGGATGGTATTTATCAAtcaaaaggtttttaaaaccGAATGAGATGAATTGGATCACAAATTGCTGCTCAAATGAACTAAGGACAACCTCAATCGGTCGTTCTTCGTATGTGCTCTATAAAGAGATCGATCTACTGGGGAACCAAAGCCTATGAGAgtgttgtgtgtgtttggttttttttgcggAGTGTGGTGAAAGTTCAAGTTCGAAGTGGGGGCTATCGGTTAAGTACTCGAGAAAATGGGTAGATGGCTACAACGCTATTCGATTAAACTTTAGATTTAGTGTGTGGTTTGTGTGGTAGTGCTAGTGTGTTTTTGGATTGGTGGTTGTTTTCGAGATGTTTGAATTGGATTTcgatttgtattgtttttgtttttttgtttaatcgcACACACCTGCATTCACTAACAGACTAGCAGAGTTCATGAGCAACAATGAGTTGGGATCGAGATCGAGAAaacggtggtggtggtggtaggGGTTAGTAGTAGAGATCGCATATTGCTGCTGCCTGCCACGCCCAGTCGCCCCGTTCGCGCGGAAGGATGCAGAGTTGAAGGATGAGGCTGAGGCAAATGATGACTGCAGGTATTTCTTAGTTGCCGCAGTTTGCAGGCCAAGTGTGGACTGGCGCAGGTGGTGCAGGTGTTGGTTGGGAGGTGCCATAGTAGTGCTGCCATAAACCGACCAACTGCTAATCTGTGTCATGCTCTTACTGGTGGACTCGCGCTGCCCTCCGGCTCCGCTGGCCAGCGGTCGGAAGCTGGTCGAGATGCCGCCGCCCAGCGAGTACTTTCCGCGTTCCCGCTGCTGgctacctcctcctcctccggccaGGTGGGTCATGCTGCGGGACATGATGCCGGCGGCACTGGAGCTTCCGCTGCCGGCGCTTCCCGCCCTCCTTGCTCGAGCACTCGCCTGGCGTCGCCCCCCCACTCCTCCGCCCAGCGAGGCGGTCTCGTCCAGCATCTCCAGCTCCCGTTCCCGCCTCTCCCGCTCCAGAATGGCCCGCATGTGCTCCCCGTTGCGGCGAATCGGCTGCGCCAGCTGGTCCAAGCGGTTCATCGAGTAGGCGCGTCCTGCGGTTCAGTTGAAATTGGTTGTAATTGGTGAATCGTGAATCGAATTCGAGCCTGCCGCTCTGGCTGCGGATCCTTAGGGAGCTACGCTTATCTACTAACAGTTGCGTTCAAAATAATCTTGGTGGGTTagggaaaaatgtaaaaacaaatgctcatctaaaaaaaattattttacaccTAAGGTTTAGGATTTTCTTTGTATTATTATCAAGTAATAGTTTTTTATgttctttaaaatttgttttattcaaaatatttgcagTATTGCCACAAACAATATTTGcaggaataataaaaaaaacaattttctgtggaaaaaaaaatttttttttacgattttgGTCAAAAAGACACCTTTGTATAGATCAAAATTTCAGATTAATCATAatggtttattttaaatgttttttaaaacaatttagcaattaattattacatttatactttaatatattttttttaaattcaaaaaaccacttattattatcaattaatagtttttctatgttctttaaaatttgttttattttaaatatttaaaataaacaagaaaggaagctagcttcggccagccgaagcttatatacccttgcagatcattcctattaataaacaaatcgcaaaaatgttcaattttctaatatttctcattaattttccgatcgttcctagtcgtccgattttaattaaattaaaattgaaattcggaaatatttaaaaagagtcatatcctagagtagaagataatacaataaaaaccaaagaagctagaatttatttcctattacttttccattaactttccgatcgttcctatggcagctatatgatatagtagtccgattttttaaataattaattcgaaattcagatatatttaaaaaataacatccccaaaagtagaaggtaatatttcaaaaaacaccgaagctagaattttttaaagttttttttttccgattgttcctatgggagctataagatatagttgtccgatccggtcggctccgacatatatactacctgcaatagaaagaagacttttgggaaagtttcatcccgatagctcaaaaactgagagactagtttgcgtagaaacagacagacggacagacggacggacagacggacatggctagatcgactcgtcttgtgatgctgatcaagaatatatatactttatggggtcggaaacgtctccttcactgcgttgcaaacttctgactgaaatcataataccctctgcaagggtataaaaaaaaattgtatatagaaataaaattttttttggcgatTTTAGTCAAAAAGAAACACTTTTGTGTAGATCAAAATCTCAGATTAATCAAAAtggtttcttttaaatatttaaaaaaaatagtttaatatttaattattacattaaagcttcaataaatttttttaaaactcataAACCCACTTAGCAATATGATTTCAAACGCAACTGCTGTTACAAGAAGACGTCACAAAAAGATGTGGATAAACTTGGCTACAAAATGGTGTTTACAAGTGAGTTGTGTTCAAGAAGAATATGTGTGTTCCAGTGTCTGGTGTATTTTTTTACAGTGTGTATAGGGTGCGTGGTAGAAagttttggtgttttttgagGTGTGTTCTTCAGGtgccttttctttttctcaCTTTCTCTCTGCCCAAGCAGCAAAGAACCCGGGGAATCGACAGAAATAAAGTCAGGGGACTGATAGGGGCAACTCTTGGTCCGGAATGGGctaaaccaaaagaaaacacaactAATTGGATGGAAGGATGTCGAATGAGAAGAGCTGAGAGATGATGATGAAGATGCGTAGCTGGACGATGAAGCTGATCGCTGGATATGATTGCTATTTGGAGCAGTAGTGTGTGGTGGATGTTTCTGGGGAATAGGGAGGATCGTCTGGATGGGTCTTACCTGGGGTTCTGGCCGGCGTGGTGCTCAGGGAGCCTCGCGAACCATAATGCCCGTCTCGGGGGCTGGGTATTGTCGGCATGAGGTCCGTTTTCCTGCGGTAAACGCTTCGGAACACCATGGGCGATGAGTCAACGCTATCTTCTGCAATATTCGGTTTTGGGTTGTTGGTTGGTTTGTTTTGTACATGGTTTTTGGATTTTGATAATGGAGTTTTAGATGCAACTGCCGAAAATGATTCACTAGCGATTTCGGcctcaaaattatattaaaaaaatatcttaaatacTAGGAACGATTGAAACCAAAAgcgaaaatagctaaaaattgGAAGGTCTTTAcactgaaactttttttcggggttataaaaaaatctaacCTCACATATTtgacatatttataaacaaaatataattcatatttataatttataataatagaaaacgaataattaatttgataaacctaaatgaatttttattttatatcagtaataatattttctttttaattgtgACTTTAGTTTCTTTCTCAGTGTAAAAACCTTCAGTACAAAATAACCATGCTGTTGGGGTCTACGTTGAATTCTTTACAGACGACCTTTGCTGCTTTAGAGAGCTCTTCTTAGAGTCTGTACAATCTGGGGGGCTTAAAGAACATCATGCAAAACTGAGGGCAAGAGCAAGACATGCCATTTGATTTTGGGTTAAGGGGTAGAGACAACGAGTTAAGAGCTTACAACGGGCGTTACGAATACGATTACGGGGTTAGGTTTGGTTTTAGGGGGGGTtacggcaaaaacaaaacgaaaaatcGGGGTCAGAACGACAAAAGGGGGTTAAGAACGAGAAGGAGGAGCTGAGAAGAGTAGAAGAACCCTCACCCTTACGATACGAGTTATGGTTGTtaaagttgttgttgttgtggcctGCAGTTGTAgtgcttgttgttgctgtggctGTTGTTCTTGTGAGATTTGTAGGTCTGTGCGCGTTGGCTGTTTGTTTGGAAGTGGGCGGCGGATTGGGATTGGCCGGCCCATCGATATTTATCTCGCTGCCGGCGATGGAGAGCGAGAACCGCTTGGGCGGCTCGTCATTGGAATAGCCCCAATTGAACACCTCGTACATGGAGGAAGACTTGCGTCGGTGATCTGTGTGTGAAGTCGGTGgttttttcgatttgtttcgattttttttcagagagagagaagtgAACGTTACAGAGGTGTGATTGCTGTATTTGCTTTTGGGTGCAAATCatattggaaaataaatttaaaacgaaaaaaaatcaagaaataggAAACAAATGTGATCGTGCCGTGTGAGAAGTCTGTGGGTGCTAGGGGTTTGTATATATCttctatatacatataataaaaGTAATTCACATGTACACCATCTGGGTGATAACACATGGTAGAGGAAGGAGGTTATACAAAATCTCTAAACAATAACTGGGACTTGTCAATTACAAGAGTTACGAGTGTGTCTAGGGTAACGATAACGATATaactgcaaagtaaaatttaatcTCATTATGTGTGTCTGGTGTCTCAGCGATTGGAGTGTGTGGAGTGTTcaagagtgtgtgtgtatttctgtttcggtttttCGGGGGTGACTGAAGTGCCGCCGGTGGCATCGGGACTCACCATCTTGTCGGTCCGTCGACGAGGAGGCACGCTTCTTAGCACCACTGTCGGCAAGTTCACGCTCTGAACTTCGACGTGTGAGTGAGGCGCCCGCTACGTTCGATATAGATGTGGATCTGGAGGGAATAGAAATTATATTAGTAGGTATTCAacgtaaattaaataaataatatttatcaagACAAGCACAAAGTCGTATTATTCTTATAAATCtcctaattttaaatttttaaggtttaaaatcTACCTTCATACACTAGAAATACTGCTTAATCATGGTGAAATTTTATTATCATAGGTATTTGATAAGAAACCCATTATAactttcaataaaatgtttttagtgTTAATTCACAattgttaaaatgtgaaaatagaTAAGAATGAATAGCCAATCgatcaatattaaatataatattatatgagACATCTATTAAATTGAAACTACAAAGCAATTGCATTAATTTGGTAAACAATTTTGCAGTAAAAACTTCAAACActgataataaaaattaaataataaaaagtctAGTCTCTAATTTAGCATGTCAATCAAAAGACCGGCGATAATTAGTCATGTGCAACACAAAGCGCCAGATAAAATCGGCCAAAATACTGGCTAAAAGCAAATATGTGTGTTTTGTGCTAGTTTTTTGTGCTCTGTGCCAAGATATCTTTCATTCGGATCTCACCTCCGCTGACCCCAAAAGGCACTGGGCGATACCAGGCCATAATCCGCGGGCACATCCAGCAGGCGGGGAGTCGAGGAGCCGAAAGCGAAGCCGATGGAGTTTCTGTCCCGCTTTTTAACTTCTATCCGGGATTCGCGTTCCTTTGGAGGGATAATATATGCATTATTAGATaggaattaaattttaaaggtaTATGGTTCAACTACTTACCTGATTCTTTTTGAGAATGTACTCGCGACGTTCCTTTTCGGCCTCGTAAATTGCCTTTTTGCGCTCCTCCACCTGGTGGCGCTTCTCTGTGTCCCGGGTGCGGATCTCCTCGATGCGTCGCCGgcgctcctcctccttttgTTCGCGATACCGCTGGGCAGCCTCCGCCTGGGCGCGCAGCTCCTCGATCTTCCGGTGCCGCTCCTCATTTTGTCGATCGCGGGCATATTTCAGTTTCTCCTCGCGGTCTTTGGACGCTAAAAAGCGTAACAAATTAGTGGAGATTCTTGTACGTATAAGGGAATAAATCGAATTTTTGGATAAACAAGTTACGGTTCGCAGGCAAATAAAAGTGGGAAACTTGCTACCTGTGGCCGAATcagaaaaatctataaatttctgcttaatataatgtatatgGCTACCAGACATTTTTCGACTTTTGCCGGCGAGAGTTATTT
It contains:
- the ens gene encoding uncharacterized abhydrolase domain-containing protein DDB_G0269086 isoform X3 encodes the protein MASLGVQHENISTNPEVENTPSKRAESREGSAERKDREEKLKYARDRQNEERHRKIEELRAQAEAAQRYREQKEEERRRRIEEIRTRDTEKRHQVEERKKAIYEAEKERREYILKKNQERESRIEVKKRDRNSIGFAFGSSTPRLLDVPADYGLVSPSAFWGQRRSTSISNVAGASLTRRSSERELADSGAKKRASSSTDRQDDHRRKSSSMYEVFNWGYSNDEPPKRFSLSIAGSEINIDGPANPNPPPTSKQTANAHRPTNLTRTTATATTSTTTAGHNNNNFNNHNSYRKEDSVDSSPMVFRSVYRRKTDLMPTIPSPRDGHYGSRGSLSTTPARTPGRAYSMNRLDQLAQPIRRNGEHMRAILERERRERELEMLDETASLGGGVGGRRQASARARRAGSAGSGSSSAAGIMSRSMTHLAGGGGGSQQRERGKYSLGGGISTSFRPLASGAGGQRESTSSRSGNATPGGHFNSSRPGSAMSTSTNMSTSGMVPRRPATAPRKPRPASIAGTGMSLEEINKLKRDQKPPVKTTAASPSAQTTPKRTANLMSTSLIVTSSSSRLSSAEKKTPSKREPPAPKAASASKALPSRTASSERISRLSKEPKGKDNSAMTRSMIVTSSSSTTTITKSAPAPAAAPAPEQNGVAKEAEKTPAEVPVPTEEAPAPAAPAVPLVSKAEKEALNSEKTEEQVARQEEEQQQQTLLVEPVPEALVTSVNVEEKSDEGTEKEVSKPQENQAAPKKPSRSKENSEVRELTPPEGADLMTASMMAKKITTEEEAKAALAERRRLAREEAERQAELERQRLEAERLAEIKAQEEEAERQRLFEEESTRLAEEQRRGEEERLRKAIEEAQQREEEEKRKREDEEKQRVEREEAEKKAKEEAEKQRVEVAERLKREEKEREERRKRVEAIMLRTRKGGAATTPSKEANDKAAPAAPAPENNDSSNSSSVTGSSNNSAEGSPSTADSTPAPAATETVQQEPPNSQAMYEQSVLDKENSLINSFSTMIIDENAKNLQQVSNGKLLVDFEGTNTVPAVANGNGHIENVNNKNDINLLQDVVAPVASQLIDLSIESQDLHLNNNNSLLTSTAATTTLVTADSHENKDISLL
- the ens gene encoding ensconsin isoform X11, producing the protein MASLGVQHENISTNPEVENTPSKRAESREGSAERKDREEKLKYARDRQNEERHRKIEELRAQAEAAQRYREQKEEERRRRIEEIRTRDTEKRHQVEERKKAIYEAEKERREYILKKNQERESRIEVKKRDRNSIGFAFGSSTPRLLDVPADYGLVSPSAFWGQRRSTSISNVAGASLTRRSSERELADSGAKKRASSSTDRQDDHRRKSSSMYEVFNWGYSNDEPPKRFSLSIAGSEINIDGPANPNPPPTSKQTANAHRPTNLTRTTATATTSTTTAGHNNNNFNNHNSYRKGSRSGNATPGGHFNSSRPGSAMSTSTNMSTSGMVPRRPATAPRKPRPASIAGTGMSLEEINKLKRDQKPPVKTTAASPSAQTTPKRTANLMSTSLIVTSSSSRLSSAEKKTPSKREPPAPKAASASKALPSRTASSERISRLSKEPKGKDNSAMTRSMIVTSSSSTTTITKSAPAPAAAPAPEQNGVAKEAEKTPAEVPVPTEEAPAPAAPAVPLVSKAEKEALNSEKTEEQVARQEEEQQQQTLLVEPVPEALVTSVNVEEKSDEGTEKEVSKPQENQAAPKKPSRSKENSEVRELTPPEGADLMTASMMAKKITTEEEAKAALAERRRLAREEAERQAELERQRLEAERLAEIKAQEEEAERQRLFEEESTRLAEEQRRGEEERLRKAIEEAQQREEEEKRKREDEEKQRVEREEAEKKAKEEAEKQRVEVAERLKREEKEREERRKRVEAIMLRTRKGGAATTPSKEANDKAAPAAPAPENNDSSNSSSVTGSSNNSAEGSPSTADSTPAPAATETVQQEPPNSQAMYEQSVLDKENSLINSFSTMIIDENAKNLQQVSNGKLLVDFEGTNTVPAVANGNGHIENVNNKNDINLLQDVVAPVASQLIDLSIESQDLHLNNNNSLLTSTAATTTLVTADSHENKDISLL
- the ens gene encoding uncharacterized protein ens isoform X1, whose translation is MASLGVQHENISTNPEVENTPSKRAESREGSAERKASKDREEKLKYARDRQNEERHRKIEELRAQAEAAQRYREQKEEERRRRIEEIRTRDTEKRHQVEERKKAIYEAEKERREYILKKNQERESRIEVKKRDRNSIGFAFGSSTPRLLDVPADYGLVSPSAFWGQRRSTSISNVAGASLTRRSSERELADSGAKKRASSSTDRQDDHRRKSSSMYEVFNWGYSNDEPPKRFSLSIAGSEINIDGPANPNPPPTSKQTANAHRPTNLTRTTATATTSTTTAGHNNNNFNNHNSYRKEDSVDSSPMVFRSVYRRKTDLMPTIPSPRDGHYGSRGSLSTTPARTPGRAYSMNRLDQLAQPIRRNGEHMRAILERERRERELEMLDETASLGGGVGGRRQASARARRAGSAGSGSSSAAGIMSRSMTHLAGGGGGSQQRERGKYSLGGGISTSFRPLASGAGGQRESTSKSMTQISSWSVYGSTTMAPPNQHLHHLRQSTLGLQTAATKKYLQSSFASASSFNSASFRANGATGRGRQQQYAISTTNPYHHHHRFLDLDPNSLLLMNSASLLVNAGSRSGNATPGGHFNSSRPGSAMSTSTNMSTSGMVPRRPATAPRKPRPASIAGTGMSLEEINKLKRDQKPPVKTTAASPSAQTTPKRTANLMSTSLIVTSSSSRLSSAEKKTPSKREPPAPKAASASKALPSRTASSERISRLSKEPKGKDNSAMTRSMIVTSSSSTTTITKSAPAPAAAPAPEQNGVAKEAEKTPAEVPVPTEEAPAPAAPAVPLVSKAEKEALNSEKTEEQVARQEEEQQQQTLLVEPVPEALVTSVNVEEKSDEGTEKEVSKPQENQAAPKKPSRSKENSEVRELTPPEGADLMTASMMAKKITTEEEAKAALAERRRLAREEAERQAELERQRLEAERLAEIKAQEEEAERQRLFEEESTRLAEEQRRGEEERLRKAIEEAQQREEEEKRKREDEEKQRVEREEAEKKAKEEAEKQRVEVAERLKREEKEREERRKRVEAIMLRTRKGGAATTPSKEANDKAAPAAPAPENNDSSNSSSVTGSSNNSAEGSPSTADSTPAPAATETVQQEPPNSQAMYEQSVLDKENSLINSFSTMIIDENAKNLQQVSNGKLLVDFEGTNTVPAVANGNGHIENVNNKNDINLLQDVVAPVASQLIDLSIESQDLHLNNNNSLLTSTAATTTLVTADSHENKDISLL
- the ens gene encoding ensconsin isoform X8, giving the protein MASLGVQHENISTNPEVENTPSKRAESREGSAERKASKDREEKLKYARDRQNEERHRKIEELRAQAEAAQRYREQKEEERRRRIEEIRTRDTEKRHQVEERKKAIYEAEKERREYILKKNQERESRIEVKKRDRNSIGFAFGSSTPRLLDVPADYGLVSPSAFWGQRRSTSISNVAGASLTRRSSERELADSGAKKRASSSTDRQDGRAYSMNRLDQLAQPIRRNGEHMRAILERERRERELEMLDETASLGGGVGGRRQASARARRAGSAGSGSSSAAGIMSRSMTHLAGGGGGSQQRERGKYSLGGGISTSFRPLASGAGGQRESTSSRSGNATPGGHFNSSRPGSAMSTSTNMSTSGMVPRRPATAPRKPRPASIAGTGMSLEEINKLKRDQKPPVKTTAASPSAQTTPKRTANLMSTSLIVTSSSSRLSSAEKKTPSKREPPAPKAASASKALPSRTASSERISRLSKEPKGKDNSAMTRSMIVTSSSSTTTITKSAPAPAAAPAPEQNGVAKEAEKTPAEVPVPTEEAPAPAAPAVPLVSKAEKEALNSEKTEEQVARQEEEQQQQTLLVEPVPEALVTSVNVEEKSDEGTEKEVSKPQENQAAPKKPSRSKENSEVRELTPPEGADLMTASMMAKKITTEEEAKAALAERRRLAREEAERQAELERQRLEAERLAEIKAQEEEAERQRLFEEESTRLAEEQRRGEEERLRKAIEEAQQREEEEKRKREDEEKQRVEREEAEKKAKEEAEKQRVEVAERLKREEKEREERRKRVEAIMLRTRKGGAATTPSKEANDKAAPAAPAPENNDSSNSSSVTGSSNNSAEGSPSTADSTPAPAATETVQQEPPNSQAMYEQSVLDKENSLINSFSTMIIDENAKNLQQVSNGKLLVDFEGTNTVPAVANGNGHIENVNNKNDINLLQDVVAPVASQLIDLSIESQDLHLNNNNSLLTSTAATTTLVTADSHENKDISLL